One part of the Azospirillum sp. B510 genome encodes these proteins:
- a CDS encoding flagellar export protein FliJ, giving the protein MSLKTIIRLQKLHLDEKRRVLAELHTLADRLRNEIEKVKQEITHEQETVREDFSVSFTYSNFAQAAMERGRKLGESLAQVEAQISIATDEMAEAFQELKRYELAEEERLKRERDKLKRKEAAMLDETALVGFRRRQAEEETAGG; this is encoded by the coding sequence ATGAGCCTGAAGACGATCATCCGCCTACAGAAGCTGCATCTGGACGAGAAGCGTCGCGTCCTCGCGGAACTCCACACGCTGGCCGACCGGCTGCGCAACGAGATCGAGAAGGTGAAGCAGGAGATCACGCACGAACAGGAAACCGTGCGTGAGGATTTCTCCGTTTCCTTCACCTATTCCAACTTCGCCCAGGCGGCGATGGAGCGTGGCCGCAAGCTCGGCGAATCGCTGGCCCAGGTCGAGGCGCAGATCAGCATCGCCACCGACGAGATGGCCGAGGCCTTCCAGGAACTGAAGCGCTATGAGCTGGCGGAAGAGGAACGGCTGAAGCGCGAGCGCGACAAGTTGAAGCGCAAGGAGGCCGCGATGCTGGACGAGACCGCGCTGGTCGGCTTCCGGCGCCGTCAGGCGGAGGAGGAGACGGCGGGGGGATGA
- the ctrA gene encoding response regulator transcription factor CtrA, with product MRVLLVEDDSSVAKSIELMLNTEGFIVDSTDLGEDGLEIGKLYDYDIIILDLMLPDIDGYEVLRRLRAARVTTPILILSGLTEMDNKIKGLGFGADDYLTKPFDKRELIARIQAIVRRSKGHSDSIIRTGRLTVNLDTRTVEVDQSPLHLTGKEYGILELLSLRKGTTLTKEMFLNHLYGGMDEPELKIIDVFVCKLRKKLAAATQGDNYIETVWGRGYVLRDPHEEIAEGNPPPPPRVPQQQAAG from the coding sequence ATGAGGGTTCTGCTGGTTGAAGACGACTCCTCCGTCGCGAAAAGCATCGAGCTGATGCTGAACACGGAAGGATTCATCGTCGACTCTACCGACCTGGGTGAAGACGGGCTGGAGATCGGCAAGCTCTATGACTATGACATCATCATTCTCGATTTGATGCTGCCGGACATCGATGGTTACGAGGTTCTTCGCCGCCTGCGCGCCGCCCGCGTGACCACCCCGATCCTGATCCTCTCGGGCCTGACCGAGATGGACAACAAGATCAAGGGGCTGGGCTTCGGCGCCGACGATTACCTGACCAAACCCTTCGACAAGCGCGAATTGATCGCCCGCATCCAGGCCATCGTCCGCCGGTCGAAGGGCCATTCCGACAGCATCATCCGCACCGGCCGCCTGACCGTCAATCTCGACACCCGGACGGTGGAGGTCGACCAGTCGCCGCTGCATCTGACCGGCAAGGAATACGGCATCCTGGAATTGTTGAGCCTGCGCAAGGGCACGACACTGACCAAGGAGATGTTCCTCAACCATCTCTATGGCGGGATGGACGAGCCGGAATTGAAGATCATCGACGTCTTCGTCTGCAAGCTGCGCAAGAAGCTGGCCGCCGCCACCCAAGGCGACAACTACATCGAAACGGTGTGGGGCCGTGGCTATGTGCTGCGCGATCCGCACGAGGAAATTGCCGAAGGCAATCCCCCGCCGCCGCCGCGCGTGCCGCAGCAGCAGGCCGCCGGCTGA
- a CDS encoding carbonic anhydrase → MRDLTTHRSAGHGHDCCHAPHNSRRGFLKLATLGAGVTLLTPMLTRPAQAGGVDTLLLTCMDYRLMARVAEYMDGRGLKEKYDHIVLAGASLGALNDKKPSWGEAFWDEVEIARELHHVKRLVVIDHRDCGAYKAFLNQDLAGDPKRETEVHGQYLTKLKDMAKQRHPELEVELLMMGLDGKVETLAA, encoded by the coding sequence ATGAGGGATCTGACGACGCATCGGTCCGCCGGGCATGGCCATGATTGTTGCCACGCTCCGCACAATTCGCGCCGCGGCTTTCTGAAGCTGGCGACGCTGGGCGCCGGGGTGACGCTGCTGACCCCGATGCTGACGCGGCCGGCGCAGGCGGGCGGCGTCGACACGCTGCTGCTGACCTGCATGGATTACCGGCTGATGGCGCGGGTCGCCGAGTATATGGACGGGCGCGGCCTGAAGGAGAAATACGATCACATCGTTCTGGCGGGCGCCAGCCTTGGCGCGCTGAACGACAAGAAGCCGTCCTGGGGCGAGGCCTTCTGGGACGAGGTCGAGATCGCCCGCGAGCTGCACCATGTGAAGCGGCTGGTCGTCATCGATCACCGTGACTGCGGCGCCTACAAGGCCTTCCTCAATCAGGATCTGGCAGGCGACCCCAAGCGCGAGACCGAGGTCCACGGCCAATATCTGACCAAGCTGAAGGACATGGCCAAGCAACGCCATCCCGAATTGGAGGTCGAGCTGCTGATGATGGGTCTCGACGGCAAGGTCGAGACGCTGGCGGCGTGA
- the nadC gene encoding carboxylating nicotinate-nucleotide diphosphorylase, producing MLHPLTVEPIVRAALAEDLGRAGDITTDSIIPAGATATARIAARKDGRVAGLDAALIAFRLLDPDIAVALERTDGDDVPPGGTIATLSGKARALLTAERTALNLMGRLSGIATATRALVREVDGTKARIVCTRKTTPGLRVLEKHAVKLGGGFNHRFGLDDAVLIKDNHIAVAGGVRPAVERVRAAIGHMVKVEVEVDTLDQLDELLGLPVDVVLLDNMDPETLRRAVRMVDGRLLTEASGNVTLATVRAIAETGVDMISCGWLTHSAPNLDLGLDM from the coding sequence ATGCTGCATCCTCTGACCGTCGAGCCCATCGTCCGCGCCGCCCTGGCCGAGGATCTGGGCCGGGCCGGCGACATCACCACCGACAGCATCATCCCGGCTGGCGCGACGGCGACCGCCCGCATCGCCGCCCGCAAGGACGGCCGCGTCGCCGGGCTGGACGCGGCGCTGATCGCCTTCCGCCTGCTCGACCCGGACATCGCCGTGGCGCTCGAGCGCACCGACGGCGATGACGTTCCTCCCGGCGGCACCATCGCCACCCTGAGTGGCAAGGCCCGCGCCCTGCTGACGGCGGAGCGCACGGCGCTGAACCTGATGGGCCGGCTGTCCGGCATCGCCACCGCCACCCGCGCCCTGGTGCGCGAGGTCGATGGGACCAAGGCCCGCATCGTCTGCACCCGCAAGACCACCCCCGGCCTGCGCGTGCTGGAAAAGCACGCGGTGAAGCTGGGCGGCGGCTTCAACCACCGTTTCGGGCTGGATGACGCCGTGCTGATCAAGGACAACCACATCGCGGTCGCCGGCGGCGTGCGCCCGGCGGTGGAGCGGGTGCGCGCCGCCATCGGCCACATGGTGAAGGTGGAGGTGGAGGTCGACACGCTCGACCAGCTCGACGAGCTGCTGGGCCTGCCGGTCGATGTCGTGCTGCTCGACAACATGGACCCGGAAACCTTGCGGCGCGCCGTGCGGATGGTCGACGGCCGGCTGCTGACCGAGGCGTCGGGCAATGTGACGCTCGCCACCGTCCGCGCCATCGCCGAAACCGGCGTCGACATGATCAGCTGCGGCTGGCTGACCCACAGCGCCCCCAACCTGGACCTGGGGCTGGATATGTGA
- a CDS encoding cold-shock protein: MPVGTVKWFNSTKGFGFIQPESGGPDVFVHISAVERAGLRSLVDGQKISYEEQRDPKRGKTSAENLKAV; encoded by the coding sequence ATGCCCGTCGGCACCGTCAAATGGTTCAACAGCACCAAGGGCTTCGGTTTCATTCAGCCGGAAAGCGGCGGCCCGGATGTGTTCGTTCACATCTCCGCTGTCGAACGCGCCGGGCTGCGCAGCCTGGTCGATGGCCAGAAGATTTCCTACGAGGAACAGCGCGATCCCAAGCGCGGCAAGACCTCGGCGGAAAATCTGAAGGCGGTCTGA
- a CDS encoding mandelate racemase/muconate lactonizing enzyme family protein, with protein sequence MRIVEIREQTAGIKSDIANAFIDFSQMTCSVVAVVTDVVRDGKPVIGYGFNSNGRYAAGGLLRERFIPRLMSAAPDSLLDETGENLDPFRIWTRLMTNEKPGGHGERSVAVGTIDMAVWDAVAKIAGVPLYRLLADRFRGGVADDGVWVYAAGGYYYPGKDVKALQDEMRSYRDRGYRVVKMKIGGAPLAEDLRRIDAVLEVVGSGDNLCVDANGRFDIDTAIAYGEALKPYGLFWYEEAGDPLDYALQAELAKHYDRPMATGENLFSHQDARNLIRHGGMRPDRDWLQFDCALSYGLVEYLRTLDMLKENGWSSRRVVPHGGHQMSLNIAAGLHLGGNESYPDVFKPFCGFADGIAVEDGRVRLPDLPGVGFEAKSELFATMSGLLGTR encoded by the coding sequence ATGCGCATCGTCGAAATCCGCGAGCAGACCGCCGGCATCAAGTCCGACATCGCCAACGCCTTCATCGATTTCAGCCAGATGACCTGCAGCGTCGTCGCGGTCGTCACCGACGTGGTGCGCGACGGCAAGCCGGTGATCGGCTACGGCTTCAACTCCAACGGCCGCTATGCCGCCGGCGGACTGCTGCGCGAGCGCTTCATTCCCCGGCTGATGTCGGCGGCCCCCGACAGCCTGCTGGACGAGACCGGCGAAAATCTCGACCCGTTCCGCATCTGGACCCGGCTGATGACCAACGAGAAGCCGGGCGGCCATGGCGAACGGTCGGTCGCCGTCGGCACCATCGACATGGCGGTGTGGGACGCCGTGGCCAAGATCGCCGGCGTTCCGCTCTACCGCCTGCTGGCCGACCGGTTCCGCGGCGGGGTGGCCGATGACGGCGTCTGGGTCTATGCCGCCGGCGGCTATTACTATCCCGGCAAGGATGTGAAGGCGCTTCAGGACGAGATGCGCAGCTACCGCGACCGCGGCTACAGGGTCGTGAAGATGAAGATCGGCGGCGCCCCGCTGGCGGAGGATCTGCGGCGCATCGACGCGGTGCTGGAGGTGGTCGGGTCGGGCGACAATCTGTGCGTCGACGCCAACGGCCGCTTCGACATCGACACCGCCATCGCCTACGGGGAGGCGCTGAAGCCCTACGGCCTGTTCTGGTACGAGGAGGCCGGCGACCCGCTGGACTATGCGTTGCAGGCCGAACTCGCCAAGCATTATGACCGCCCGATGGCGACCGGCGAGAATCTGTTCTCCCACCAGGACGCCCGCAACCTGATCCGCCATGGCGGCATGCGGCCCGACCGTGACTGGTTGCAGTTCGACTGCGCGCTGAGCTATGGGCTGGTCGAGTATCTGCGCACGCTGGACATGCTGAAGGAGAACGGCTGGTCCAGCCGGCGGGTGGTGCCGCATGGCGGTCATCAGATGTCGCTGAACATCGCCGCCGGCCTGCATCTGGGCGGCAACGAATCCTACCCTGACGTCTTCAAGCCCTTCTGCGGCTTCGCCGACGGCATCGCGGTGGAGGATGGCCGGGTGCGTCTGCCCGATCTGCCGGGCGTCGGCTTCGAAGCGAAGTCGGAACTGTTCGCCACCATGAGCGGGCTGCTGGGAACCCGATAA
- a CDS encoding LysR family transcriptional regulator, with translation MELSWLDDFLALVDCGNFSRAADARHLTQPAFSRRIRALEDWAGTPLFDRSAQPVTLTEAGRRFRPFADETVRRLLQGREEARLAAQSEAATLRFAATHALSLTFFPSWLRALEARARLGAITLSSDSMEACERLMLAGQAQFLLCHAHPAAAGRLEAESFRSVVVGGDRLLAVTAPDADGRPRHLLTDGEARPLPHLSYSRESGMGRILEAVRAARPLPGALDTVFTSHLAAVLRTLARDGRGVAWLPESLIAEDLARGSLVRAGVPAGDERWTVPVQIRLVRPRARQSKAAETFWTLAVEAALWRNAESAAEPAAPVARAESTIEEEL, from the coding sequence ATGGAACTCTCCTGGCTCGACGATTTCCTGGCGCTGGTGGATTGCGGCAATTTCTCCCGCGCCGCCGATGCGCGCCATCTGACCCAGCCGGCCTTCAGCCGCCGCATCCGCGCGCTGGAGGATTGGGCCGGCACCCCGCTGTTCGACCGCAGCGCCCAGCCGGTGACCCTGACCGAGGCCGGACGGCGCTTCCGCCCCTTCGCCGACGAAACCGTCCGCCGCCTGCTTCAGGGCCGGGAGGAGGCCCGGCTCGCCGCCCAGTCGGAGGCCGCGACCCTGCGCTTCGCCGCCACCCACGCGCTGTCGCTGACCTTCTTCCCCTCCTGGCTCAGGGCGCTGGAGGCGCGGGCGCGGCTCGGGGCCATCACCCTGTCTTCGGACAGCATGGAGGCTTGCGAGCGGCTGATGCTCGCCGGTCAAGCGCAGTTCCTGCTCTGCCATGCCCATCCGGCGGCGGCGGGGCGGCTGGAGGCGGAGTCCTTCCGTTCGGTCGTCGTCGGCGGGGACCGTCTGCTGGCGGTGACGGCGCCCGACGCCGACGGGCGGCCCCGCCATCTGCTGACCGACGGCGAGGCCAGGCCGCTGCCCCACCTGTCCTACAGCCGCGAATCCGGCATGGGCCGCATCCTTGAGGCGGTGCGGGCGGCGCGGCCGCTTCCCGGCGCTCTCGACACCGTCTTCACCTCCCACCTCGCGGCGGTTCTGCGCACCCTGGCCCGCGACGGGCGCGGCGTGGCCTGGCTGCCGGAAAGCCTGATCGCCGAGGATCTGGCCCGCGGTTCGCTGGTTCGCGCCGGGGTGCCGGCGGGCGACGAGCGCTGGACCGTGCCGGTGCAGATCCGGCTGGTCCGTCCCCGCGCCCGCCAGAGCAAGGCGGCCGAGACTTTCTGGACGCTGGCGGTCGAGGCCGCCCTGTGGCGCAACGCCGAGTCGGCGGCGGAGCCCGCCGCCCCGGTTGCCAGAGCCGAATCGACCATCGAAGAAGAGTTGTGA
- the nadA gene encoding quinolinate synthase NadA, whose translation MPEVAELAYTPAVAAATAPIYERMKRVVPAIEWPFHAPLVHAINALKRERNAVILAHNYQTPEIFHGVADIVGDSLALAAKATQTDADVIVLAGVHFMAETAKLLNPAKTVLIPSRNAGCSLADSITAADVRLLREAHPGVPVIAYVNTSAEVKAEVDICCTSGNAVEVVESLGVDRVIFLPDEYLAKYVATQTKVGIIAWKGHCEVHERFTGTEIDEFRRRFDRLTVIAHPECPPDVLEAADFVGSTARMIDFVGTEKPPRVLMVTECSMSDNVAAASPDTEFVRPCNLCPHMKTVTLPGILEALRTLEPRVEIPDALAARARRSVERMLAVKPK comes from the coding sequence ATGCCCGAGGTCGCCGAACTCGCCTACACCCCCGCCGTCGCCGCGGCGACCGCGCCGATCTATGAGCGGATGAAACGCGTCGTGCCGGCCATCGAATGGCCCTTCCACGCGCCGCTGGTCCACGCCATCAACGCGCTGAAGCGCGAGCGCAACGCCGTCATCCTGGCGCACAACTACCAGACGCCGGAGATATTCCACGGTGTGGCCGACATCGTCGGCGACAGCCTGGCGCTGGCCGCCAAGGCGACGCAGACCGACGCCGACGTCATCGTTCTCGCCGGCGTCCATTTCATGGCGGAGACGGCGAAGCTGCTGAACCCGGCCAAGACGGTGCTGATCCCCAGCCGCAACGCCGGCTGCTCGCTGGCCGACAGCATCACCGCCGCCGATGTCCGCCTGCTGCGCGAGGCGCATCCCGGCGTGCCGGTGATCGCCTATGTCAACACCTCGGCCGAGGTGAAGGCGGAGGTCGACATCTGCTGCACCTCGGGCAACGCGGTGGAGGTGGTGGAATCGCTGGGCGTCGACCGGGTGATCTTCCTGCCCGACGAATATCTCGCGAAGTATGTCGCCACCCAGACCAAGGTCGGGATCATCGCCTGGAAGGGCCATTGCGAGGTGCATGAGCGCTTCACCGGAACGGAGATCGACGAGTTCCGCCGCCGCTTCGACCGGCTGACCGTGATCGCCCATCCCGAATGCCCGCCCGACGTGCTGGAGGCCGCCGATTTCGTCGGCTCCACCGCCCGCATGATCGATTTCGTCGGCACCGAGAAGCCGCCGCGGGTGCTGATGGTCACCGAATGCTCGATGAGCGACAACGTCGCCGCCGCCTCGCCGGACACCGAGTTCGTGCGACCCTGCAACCTCTGCCCGCACATGAAGACGGTGACGCTGCCGGGCATCCTGGAGGCGCTCCGGACCCTGGAACCGCGCGTCGAAATCCCCGACGCGCTGGCCGCGCGCGCCCGCCGCTCGGTGGAGCGCATGCTCGCGGTGAAGCCGAAGTGA
- a CDS encoding L-aspartate oxidase produces the protein MTSSTPYDVRDAEVIVVGSGLAGMTAALRLAPRAVTLITKTAGLPGGSSLYAQGGIAAAVGPGDRPEDHAADTIAAGAGLVDAAMAALLTRDGAAQVRRLLEDGLPFDRAPDGSPLLGREAAHGAARIVHAGGDATGRTLVTALAERLRATPSVRVETGAFAVDLVLRNGRVCGLLACHGQGWVLHRAPRVILATGGIGAAFARTTNPAEATGDGLAIAARAGARLADLEFVQFHPTALAVDADPVPLLTEALRGAGALLLDRTGRRFMPDEHPLAELAPRDVVARAIGRRVAAGEPVFLDLRPALAAKPGGFPTVLALCAEHGLDPFAAPMPVAPAAHYHMGGVVTDADGRTSLEGLWACGEVARTGVHGANRLASNSLLEALVFGARVARDVAERPLAPLPPFALPRPPAVAADVGDALLDAIGAEGRTALYEGAGLVRDGLGLLAARRKLDRLAAALDTLRCDDGDEAPPAIIRRWGEARNRLLVGRLVVHAALARRESRGAHCRGDHPLADPASTSRTLTLSDLAGTAGPLPGDAACCIL, from the coding sequence GTGACCTCCAGCACGCCTTACGATGTCCGTGACGCCGAGGTGATCGTCGTCGGCTCCGGCCTTGCCGGGATGACCGCGGCGCTGCGGCTGGCGCCGCGCGCGGTCACCCTCATCACCAAGACCGCCGGCCTGCCCGGCGGCTCCAGCCTCTACGCCCAGGGCGGCATCGCCGCCGCCGTCGGTCCCGGCGACCGGCCGGAGGACCATGCCGCCGACACCATCGCCGCCGGCGCCGGGCTGGTCGATGCGGCGATGGCCGCCCTGCTGACCCGCGACGGCGCCGCCCAGGTCCGCCGGCTGTTGGAGGACGGCCTGCCCTTCGACCGCGCACCCGACGGCTCGCCGCTGCTGGGCCGCGAGGCCGCCCATGGCGCCGCGCGCATCGTCCATGCCGGCGGCGACGCCACCGGCCGCACCCTGGTCACAGCACTGGCCGAGCGGCTGCGCGCCACACCCTCGGTGCGGGTGGAGACCGGCGCCTTCGCCGTCGATCTCGTGCTGCGCAACGGCCGGGTCTGCGGCCTGCTGGCCTGCCATGGGCAGGGCTGGGTGCTGCACCGGGCGCCGCGGGTGATCCTGGCGACCGGCGGCATCGGCGCCGCCTTCGCCCGCACCACCAACCCGGCGGAGGCGACCGGCGACGGGCTGGCCATCGCCGCGCGGGCCGGCGCCCGGCTGGCCGACCTGGAGTTCGTGCAGTTCCACCCGACCGCGCTCGCCGTCGATGCCGACCCGGTGCCGCTGCTGACCGAGGCCTTGCGCGGCGCCGGCGCCCTGCTGCTCGACCGGACCGGCCGGCGCTTCATGCCCGACGAGCATCCGCTGGCGGAGCTGGCGCCACGCGACGTGGTCGCCCGCGCCATCGGCCGGCGCGTCGCGGCGGGGGAGCCGGTGTTCCTCGACCTGCGCCCGGCGCTGGCCGCCAAGCCCGGCGGCTTCCCCACCGTGCTGGCGCTCTGCGCCGAGCATGGACTAGACCCCTTCGCGGCGCCGATGCCGGTGGCGCCCGCCGCCCATTACCATATGGGCGGAGTCGTCACCGATGCCGATGGGCGCACCAGCCTGGAGGGGCTATGGGCCTGCGGCGAGGTCGCCCGCACCGGCGTCCATGGCGCCAACCGGTTGGCGAGCAACTCCCTGCTGGAGGCGCTGGTGTTCGGCGCCCGCGTCGCCCGCGACGTGGCGGAGCGGCCGCTGGCGCCGCTGCCGCCCTTCGCCCTGCCCCGTCCGCCGGCGGTCGCCGCCGATGTCGGCGATGCCCTGCTCGACGCCATCGGGGCGGAGGGGCGGACGGCTCTTTACGAGGGTGCCGGGCTGGTACGCGACGGGCTCGGGCTGCTGGCCGCCCGGCGCAAGCTCGACCGGCTGGCGGCGGCGCTCGACACGCTACGCTGTGACGACGGCGATGAGGCCCCGCCCGCCATCATCCGCCGGTGGGGCGAAGCGCGCAACCGGCTGCTGGTCGGCCGGCTGGTCGTCCATGCCGCGCTGGCGCGGCGCGAGAGCCGCGGCGCCCATTGCCGCGGCGACCATCCCCTGGCCGACCCCGCCTCGACCTCCCGCACCCTGACCCTCAGCGATCTGGCCGGCACCGCCGGCCCCCTGCCCGGAGACGCCGCATGCTGCATCCTCTGA
- the adh gene encoding aldehyde dehydrogenase, which produces MLHQALDTLQKQIALRPRYDNYIGGQWVPPVDGQYFTNLTPITGKPLCEVARSQAADIELALDAAHAARTAWGRTSPTERSNILLKIADRMEERLEVIALAETLDNGKPIRETRAADVPLAIDHFRYYAGCIRAQEGSIGEIDHHTYAYHFHEPLGVVGQIIPWNFPLLMAAWKLAPALAAGNCIVLKPAEQTPMAIMVLAEIIGDLLPPGVLNIVNGFGLEAGKPLATNKRIAKIAFTGETSTGRLILQYAAENIIPSTVELGGKSPNIFFEDVMAEDDEFLDKALEGFAMFALNQGEVCTCPSRVLIQKSIYDRFIKLAVERVKKIAQGHPLDGGTMIGAQASQEQLEKILSYIEIGKAEGAKVLLGGERAHLGGELEGGYYVQPTILEGHNKMRIFQEEIFGPVVAVTTFETEEEALAIANDSEFGLGAGVWSRDGSRYFRMGRAIQAGRVWTNCYHLYPAHAAFGGYKKSGIGRETHKMMLDHYQQTKCLLVSYSPKALGFF; this is translated from the coding sequence ATGCTCCACCAGGCTCTCGACACGCTTCAGAAGCAGATCGCCCTCCGCCCCCGCTACGACAACTATATCGGCGGCCAGTGGGTTCCTCCGGTGGACGGCCAATACTTCACCAATCTGACCCCGATCACCGGCAAGCCGCTGTGCGAGGTCGCCCGTTCCCAGGCCGCCGACATCGAGCTGGCGCTCGACGCCGCCCATGCCGCCAGGACCGCCTGGGGCCGCACCTCGCCGACCGAGCGCTCGAACATCCTGCTGAAGATCGCCGACCGCATGGAAGAGCGGCTGGAGGTCATCGCGCTGGCCGAGACGCTGGACAACGGCAAGCCGATCCGCGAGACACGCGCCGCCGACGTACCGCTCGCCATCGACCATTTCCGCTACTACGCCGGCTGCATCCGCGCCCAGGAAGGCTCGATCGGCGAGATCGACCACCACACCTACGCCTACCACTTCCATGAACCGCTGGGCGTGGTCGGCCAGATCATTCCCTGGAACTTCCCGCTGCTGATGGCGGCCTGGAAGCTGGCTCCGGCGCTGGCCGCCGGCAATTGCATCGTGCTGAAGCCGGCCGAGCAGACCCCGATGGCGATCATGGTGCTGGCCGAGATCATCGGCGATCTGCTGCCGCCGGGCGTGCTGAACATCGTCAACGGCTTCGGCCTCGAGGCCGGCAAGCCGCTCGCCACCAACAAGCGCATCGCCAAGATCGCCTTCACCGGCGAGACCTCGACCGGCCGCCTGATCCTGCAATACGCCGCGGAAAACATCATCCCGTCGACCGTCGAGCTGGGCGGCAAGTCGCCGAACATCTTCTTCGAAGACGTGATGGCCGAAGACGACGAGTTCCTGGACAAGGCGCTGGAAGGCTTCGCGATGTTCGCGCTGAACCAGGGCGAGGTCTGCACCTGCCCGAGCCGCGTCCTCATCCAGAAGTCGATCTACGACCGCTTCATCAAGCTGGCGGTCGAGCGCGTCAAGAAGATCGCCCAGGGCCATCCGCTGGATGGCGGCACGATGATCGGCGCCCAGGCCTCGCAGGAGCAGCTGGAGAAGATCCTCTCCTACATCGAGATCGGCAAGGCCGAGGGCGCCAAGGTGCTGCTGGGCGGCGAGCGCGCCCATCTGGGCGGTGAGCTGGAGGGCGGCTACTATGTCCAGCCGACCATCCTGGAAGGCCACAACAAGATGCGCATCTTCCAGGAGGAGATCTTCGGCCCGGTCGTCGCCGTGACCACCTTCGAGACCGAGGAGGAGGCGCTTGCCATCGCCAACGACAGCGAGTTCGGCCTGGGCGCCGGCGTGTGGAGCCGTGACGGCAGCCGTTACTTCCGCATGGGTCGCGCCATCCAGGCCGGCCGGGTGTGGACCAACTGCTACCACCTGTACCCGGCCCACGCCGCCTTCGGCGGGTACAAGAAGTCCGGCATCGGCCGCGAGACCCACAAGATGATGCTCGACCACTACCAGCAGACCAAGTGCCTGCTGGTCAGCTACAGCCCGAAAGCGCTCGGCTTCTTCTGA
- the fliI gene encoding flagellar protein export ATPase FliI has translation MPFDIDQLIRDIDEIPDCSRYGRVTAVSGLMVEVGGIEKELSVGGRCIVETRDRRRVPCEVVGFRQGRALAMPFGALDGVGLGCRALVAGDQAMIYPTDAWLGRVVNALGEPVDGKGPLPKGPQGTPIRNTPPNAHSRARVGEKLDLGIRAINAFLTCCRGQRMGIFAGSGVGKSSVMSMLARFSAAEVAVIGLIGERGRELQEFITEDLGEEGLARSVVVCATSDEAPLMRKQAAYMTLAVAEHFRDQGRDVLCMMDSVTRFAMAQREIGLSAGEPPTTKGYPPTVFAELPRLLERAGPGVVGSGTITGLFTVLVDGDDHNEPIADAVRGILDGHIVMERQIGERGRYPAINILRSVSRTMPGCNTANENELVGHARRLLSSYDNMAEMIRLGAYRRGTDPQVDEAIHFQPALEAFLKQGKREATDLETSYAMLAEIFGVQWPQ, from the coding sequence ATGCCGTTCGACATCGATCAGTTGATCCGTGACATCGACGAGATTCCCGACTGTAGCCGCTACGGCCGCGTCACCGCCGTGTCGGGCCTGATGGTCGAGGTCGGCGGCATCGAGAAGGAGCTGTCGGTCGGCGGCCGTTGCATCGTCGAGACGCGCGATCGCCGCCGGGTTCCGTGCGAGGTGGTGGGCTTCCGGCAGGGCCGGGCGCTCGCCATGCCCTTCGGCGCGCTGGACGGGGTCGGGCTGGGTTGCCGCGCGCTGGTGGCGGGCGACCAGGCGATGATCTATCCCACCGACGCCTGGCTCGGCCGCGTCGTCAACGCGCTGGGCGAACCGGTGGACGGCAAGGGGCCGCTGCCCAAGGGGCCGCAGGGCACGCCGATCCGCAACACCCCGCCCAACGCCCATTCCCGTGCCCGGGTGGGCGAGAAGCTCGATCTGGGCATCCGCGCCATCAACGCCTTTCTCACCTGCTGCCGCGGCCAGCGCATGGGCATCTTCGCCGGATCGGGTGTCGGCAAATCCTCGGTCATGTCGATGCTGGCGCGCTTTTCCGCCGCCGAGGTGGCGGTGATCGGGCTGATCGGCGAGCGCGGCCGCGAGTTGCAGGAATTCATCACCGAGGATCTGGGCGAGGAGGGTCTGGCCCGCAGCGTCGTCGTCTGCGCCACCTCGGACGAGGCGCCATTGATGCGCAAGCAGGCGGCCTACATGACGCTGGCGGTGGCCGAGCATTTCCGCGACCAGGGCCGCGACGTGCTGTGCATGATGGACAGCGTCACCCGCTTCGCCATGGCCCAGCGCGAGATCGGCCTGTCGGCGGGCGAACCGCCGACGACCAAGGGCTATCCGCCGACCGTCTTCGCCGAACTGCCGCGCCTGCTGGAGCGCGCCGGGCCGGGGGTGGTCGGGTCGGGCACCATCACCGGCCTGTTCACCGTGCTGGTCGACGGCGACGACCACAACGAACCGATCGCCGACGCCGTGCGCGGCATCCTCGACGGCCATATCGTGATGGAGCGCCAGATCGGGGAGCGCGGGCGCTACCCCGCCATCAACATCCTGCGCAGCGTGTCGCGCACCATGCCCGGCTGCAACACGGCGAACGAGAATGAACTGGTCGGCCATGCCCGGCGCCTGCTGTCCTCCTACGACAACATGGCGGAGATGATCCGGCTCGGCGCCTATCGCCGCGGCACCGACCCGCAGGTCGACGAGGCGATCCACTTCCAGCCGGCGCTGGAAGCCTTTCTGAAGCAGGGCAAGCGCGAGGCCACCGATCTGGAGACCAGCTATGCCATGCTCGCTGAAATCTTTGGGGTGCAGTGGCCGCAATGA